In Hyperolius riggenbachi isolate aHypRig1 chromosome 1, aHypRig1.pri, whole genome shotgun sequence, the genomic window TGACAGCAGCTTTTTGTGACTGAGAAAATGGGAGATACCTGGCTGGGCACCACTTAACCAGCAACTTTACACCAATAATTAGTCTGTTATTGTAGGTTCTACAATTACAAAATGAGCTCTTCTGCCCCCTAGTGGCAGTGATTGTTACTTGCTTATTTACAAGGCTCTGGGTGTGTgtgttaatatttttttccctggtgcttccatggcagcatactatgggtagtggccccgcccctgaaccctattggacaccataactataaaTTTGTTGAGAGTATCACCCACCAGTATTTCTTTTTCCTTTGTCCTCCCCTTTGGACACTATTGCTATTTTCTTTCCTTCTCTTCCTTTCTTTTTCAGTCCCCTTTCTACCCCAGGGTTTATCCCTTTCCCTGGGTAGTCTCTGCATGAGTACTAAATGTATCTTACACAGAGAGCCCGGTCTTCTGGTCCCGGAGATatacatgtgtgctaaatgcatacgaatgagcaatgcctgcatcagtatcctgtgctaaatgcatacaggtgagcaatgcctgcatcagtatcctgtgctaaatgcatacaggtgagcaatggctgtattactttcatgtgctagatgcatagAAATGAACGCTGGCTGCATAACCTTCATATGCTAGATGCATACTAATGAGCTTTGGCTGTATTATCTTCATGTGcgacatgcatactaatgaactatggctgcagtaCTTGCATGTActaaatgcatacaaatgaactatggctgcattactttcatgtgcaagatgcatacaaatgaactatggctgcattactttcatgtgcaagatgcatacaaatgaactatggctgcatacaTAGAAATGAACACGGGATGCATTACCTTCATGTACTAgaagcatacaggtgagcaatggctgtattactttcatgtgctagatgcatagAAATGAACACGGGATGCATTACCTCATGTGCTAGAAGCATGCAGGTGAGCAATGGctgtattactttcatgtgctagatgcatagACTTGAACGCTGGCTGCTTTACCTTCATATGCTAGATGCATACTAATGAGCTTTGGCTGTATTACCTTtatgtgctacatgcatactaatgaacgaTGGCTGCAGTACTTGCATGTActaaatgcatacaaatgaactatggctgcattactttcatgtgcaagatgcatacaaatgaactatgactgcattactttcatgtgcaagatgcatacaaatgaactatggctgcattactttcatgcaagatgcatacaaatgatctatggctgcattactttcatgtgcaagatgcatacaaatcaACTATGCCTACATTACTCTCATGAGCAAGATGCATACAGATGAACTatagctgcattactttcatgtgcaagatgcatacagatgaactatggctgcattactttcacgtgcaagatgcatactgatgaactatggctgcattacttgaactatggctgcattagttcctgtgctaaatgcatacaggtgtgcAATGGCTGCATTAGTTACCTGCCTCTACCTCAAAAATCAGAAAGCTTTAGGACAGTTTCTCCTTTTATGACCTGCCATACTTTCATTTGTTTTCATTGTAACTGTTTAATCAGTcatctgatcaaactgatcacatgcttccagGAACAAACTACATGGTGTTAAGCGCTAGCCTGCTCTCTTCATTGTATGGTAGTTGGGTCTTGGGTACAAGCAGGTGGTTTCAGTGTACGTCGCTCAGTGGCAAGCAATGAAACTAGGTGCCGCTGtatcagtaatgttatactgcatggggcgtgtaagggtaattcggggttccAGTGAtcaccagaccccaaattacatctccctctgagttgcgaccaCTCGGAAGGGGAATAATATTTTACGCCGCAGGGatgtgagcagcagcagggtgagcagtcattcgGCTTACCCTGCGCCTATCTCACCGGCAGCGTACACACATGTACGCGTAAAACATGCCTTAAAACCATTTATCACTGGAAAATTTtacattaaggctgcttacacactaagacgttaaaggcgcacgttagtgcgcctgtaacgctcccccaaggcacagcaatgtaacacaagtgggctgttcacacagcccaccttgcgttacatgtaacgctgcacgttctgccgaaagtgcagcatgctacggcgttagagcggctatagccacgttagactgtttgcacatgctcagtggggggcggagaggaggcggggagaagcagctacagtagccgcgcacatggctacttaatattcactgcactggcggccgctgattggccggcgggaccacgtgatgcggagtgtctcgctccgcatcacgtggtcccgccggccaatcagcgccactctgggagaccttatacggatagagccgcctaacgcggctcactctaccgtcctctcccgcaccaccatacgttgtgttaggtgcacgttatgcgaccttaacgtagcacctaacgcaatgtcttggtgtgcaagtagcctaaatctTGCTGGTAGAGTCTCAAACTTTTTAGTAAGCTGACCTGActaagggctagtgcacaccaaaaagcgctagcgtaatcgcaaacgttcagcgctttttgaagtgatttttctaggcaattctaggcatatgcctagtgattttgtaatcatgcctagcgatttttggagcattttggtgtagcagattttctattttgttacagtacagctgtaattGAACAGCTTCtttaacaaaaatgcttggaaaatcgctctgatctagcacttttcagagcgatttttcactTTCCTTGCTTAACATtgcggctgaatcgcctcagaaatcagcagaaatgctgcaggacctgcgtttgcgtttgggagaaaatcgcCTGGTGTGCTCCATTCCATTCATtcaattcaaatacattagccaagcgcttttcaaagtgctggcgTTTTTAAAAGCACCCAGAAGTGCTCTTGGTTTGCACCAGCCTATAGTCCCTATCCCACACCACCCCTAATGAAATGGCAAAAATACATTTGGGTTAAGTTCTGATTCAGATTTATTCATATGGCCAATTGGAAAAGTGCGTCAGACAAATTTCAATTAATAAAAGTGTACGTTTATGATTGCCTATGTCCACACTTTCATTATTAGAAAATAGgtgtatgtatatagatatatcagTATTGTTTAATACTTAATTGTTGTCATGATTACTAGTTTGCTATCCTCAACTATCACTCATGCTGATGGTAATTTTTGTTAAAAATCCTAAAATTTTCAgcagcctcttatgctgggaatacacaatgagtttttttggcagattaacTGGCTGATCGATTTTTTATcgcttttctgatcgatttccattcacttctataagaaaatcgatcagaaaaactatcaaaatcagatcggacctgtcagaaattatctatcaagccatctatctgctacaaaaaaaaatcatggtgtattcccagcactaaATTCATGTAATATTCATTAAGTTAATACACTATTTATATAACTGACACTAGCTGTCTTTTCCACATATGTTGTAAAGTTACGCTACTAATGTAATATTTATGAAAACTCGTTGATTTCAACTTATGCCAGAGAAGAAAGTCTGCAACTGTAATAAAAACGAATATCTAATTAAGAAAGTGTTAAAAGAAAGTGAAATAgtaaaattataaaataacattatAAAAGTATACATAATAGGTGCAGCTCAACAAGCAAATGAATTAGTAAATGTAGTTAGTAAAGTAACTGGGTAACTACATGTAATATTTAAGGAAATAAAAACTTTGATTACGTTTCCTAAAACTATATATATTTTGGCAGCATTattctcatttttttaatttattttatttaagttcTATGTTCTGCTGCATAAGTATATTGATTGTATTTATGCCACATATTAACATGCCGCTGCACATAGAGCTAAGACCTGTTTCCTTTTGAAGCTGAAGAAAACTTTTAGTTTAACTCTTGAACTAATTCCAGCTAGTcagcatgttaaaaaaaaaaagtgtctttgcAGACAGATCAGTAGAACAATGAATGAGAAAAGAcagattgttttttttcttggtgCCTCTCTGTTGATCAGCCCTTTACTTTGCACTCCCCTTGTCTTTCAACCGAGGCATCCAACTGGCTGCTGAGAATGAATTAACTTCTCAAAGCACACCCATCACGGCCCCGGGCAGGGAGGATCACTACTCTAGGGAAGTATAAAGACAGCACTCCAAATCCATTAGACACCTGTTGCCAGAAGCACCTGAATGTGTGAAGGTGCTTTTAAAGGAGTATGAACTCAATTCATCTTGCAGCTCACCAGAGAACTACAAACCTTCACCAGCAACCTCACTCCAAGAGCGCCCAAGAATCAACAGACATGGCTGTTTATTGTGATAACTTCAGTATGTATCACCAGCAAAATTTACACTCTTCGCAGAGGACACCCAACTATGGACTAAGCGAATATGCACCATCCTCTAACCCATATTTATGGCTTGGTGGGCCTGGAGTGAACACTTCATCAAGCTACCTTCACAGCAACAACCCAACTTCTTACATGCCGCCAACTTACGGATCACAAAGGCAATTCTTGCCAAATTCATCGAGTTTTGGTGGGGCAGATATTGGCTGGTTGTCCATAGCCTCCCAAGAAGAACTCCTGAAGCTGGTGAGGCCGCCATACTCCTACTCGGCCCTTATTGCGATGGCCATCCAGCATGCGCCAGAAAAAAAACTAACTTTGAGTCAAATATACCAATACGTAGCTGACAATTTTCCGTTTTACAAAAAGAGCAAAGCAGGTTGGCAAAATTCCATTCGACACAACCTATCCTTGAATGACTGCTTTAAGAAAGTACCGAGAGACGAAGATGAcccaggtaattaaaaataaTTTGCTTCCCTTTTACGCCAAAATTGCTTTTATTAGGTTGTTacttgtttgtttaaaaaaaaaaatcagaattttAGTGCATAagttctatctttttttttttttttttttgccaagtttGCTATATTGCAATTGGTTTACCTTTAAAGTAACATTTTAGCTGCCATTTAACTTTTTCAGTTTTGGAGGGACTGAAGATGTGCTCTGAATAATGTGCATATTTAAGTAACAAACAATTTGTGTATGCATATACTTGTTAATTAGTTGATTGTAGTGTAAGTGAGTGAGTAGTTTAAATCTGAACAGCATTTGAAACTTTGCTGAAGGCTAGAAACCTTATTCAGTAAAGTGTAACATGTCTATTTTTAGACTGTATCTCCTGATCATATGTTGGGAATCTAGCTATGTGCAATTTCTATTTTTGTGAGTGTGTTTGTAtaaagccattttttttcctctttcactGTAAAGGAAAGTTTTGAAAGTTAACTTGTTCCTATGTGTTTGAAAAGTTTTTTCAGTTAGACTATTACTGCCGGCTAGATGTGTATTTCATAGGCATAGAAGCCAATAGGGAATAATTCAGTAACAGCACCATCACAGGTGCACAGTATGGACACCTTTACTGCATGTGTGACCAGTTATGACTTTGACAATCATCACCATCAGACATGCTTCACTGTAGCCCATACACTCTATTATTAATGCATGAGTGTACTTTTTAAGCCATTCCTTTAGTAATTTAGAACACCTCTTCAGTCCACTGGCAGTGCTGTTAACCTCTGTTTATATCCAAGATGCTGGGTATTCAAAGATGGGGaattcttaaaataaaaaaaaattaaatttccaTTACACTTTAATATTTGACAATCGCAACAGCCTAGATGGGTATCCCTTCAACATTCAGGCTGGAAACTATAATTTCATGGCATTTTGTCTACTTATTATTCACCTTTAACCTATGGATCAGTGAAAGATACACTGGAAAGGTAATATCCTATTAGCTTtactcatgagttttctccaaggagataacttCTCATCTCCTCTAAAAAACAAGTTTTCAGCATaggtaatatcaaacttattttgagtaatttcttttTTGGTGGGGCTTTAAAAGTATTTATTGATAggatttgaaaatatctccttgtaGAAAACGCAGGAGGAAGGTTAATAAGGTATGGCccactggcccttattcaattcactttttatcctttgttttctcctagtagatcatttttcatcttctgtttaaaataacttgttagcactctgcaatggaaaaagtaggttgaaaagtactgtcaaagttattttgagtatttgtttgttttctggaggtttaaaaggcattttatttacacgttgtgaaaatatcaacttggagaaaactctggagaacagagtaattgcatatgggccaagggccCTGTCTAGTTCACCTatctcaagttttctcctaggtgacattttacatcagcaagcaagaaaatactctactttttcatgtattttttgggtactttttaaattacAGAGTGCTAGAAAGGTATTTTAAATTGATGATAAAAtgcatttcctaggagaaaatttaggggaaaaaagtgaattggatcagggccATAAAGAGTTGGCACTGGTTTTGTACttgattagctttttttttttctaatgccaCTGAAATTTAAGGGCAATGTTATTAGTTTGGGTTATATTTGCTACAAGAGTGTGTTGCTGATTTTACCTGTTTATTCCCTTTTTATGTGTGGTAATAAGTTCTTATCCTTTTTTTCCTAGGAAAGGGAAATTATTGGACCCTGGACCCTAATTGTGAAAAGATGTTTGATAATGGCAATTTTCGTAGGAAAAGAAAGCGCAGATCAGAATCCAGCAACATCGAGGCTGTGACGGTAAAAGGTGAAGAAGGTCGTACCACTCTAGGGGGTAAAGATGGAGCGAGTCCATCCCTTCTGACCTCATCATCCCCTGAGATGGAGTTGGCCTCAGATGATCGCAAAAGCACCTCTCCTCCAGCAATCACCTCTACCCCTTGTTTGAATAACTTTTTTAGTAGCATGACCTCCTTGGACTCCACCTCGGTTAATAGACAGATGTCTCTGGGGCTGGTGAATGAACTAACGCAAAGAAACATTACAGGCTTAAGCAGTTTCACCTCAGGCTCTGCGGTGGAGCCATCTGCAGATCCACAGGACAGCTTGCACCTAAACAGACCCCCCTACTACAATACCTTCTCCACTGCCACCAATCAGAGTAGCCAGTTCAACAGCCATTTCTACAACACTTTTAGTGTCAACAGCCTGATATACACAAGAGAAGGGAGTGAAGTGTGAAGTTCAAGTCAACATTTTTTTTGATAATAGGAACAATTTTTGGAATATTTAGCCAATGTATTTGCTGTTAAAGTACAAAAGAGGAGCGCACCCCCTTGGCTTGGGCATGAATGCTGAAATGCAATTTGAAAATCTGATTGGAGGATTCTCCCTTTGTTAAATGGATCCCATTTTGAGGGGAGCCAGAACAGTAATAACCTGCAGACTCAAAAAcagttgaattaaaaaaaaaaaaaactgtttatcatcagtagatatatatttttttttttcaaaagcactcgacCTTGGTTAAAGTAAAGGAGCTGGACCAATAGTTTTGAACATTACACTGTCAGATTCAGTTCTTCCTTGTCTAATCTCCAGCTAATTAGGTTTCACTTTATCAGtatacatttattatttttttcccatgatGAACCGGTTTCTGATTTCAAAATAGACACATCCGAATCATTTGTGTCTGCTAAAATATGGTGTTACATAAATAATAATGCAAGCAGTTGTTATTTAGACATTCTTTTGTGAGCACCCATGCATAACATTTTGttctgtaaatattgtttttatacaTGCGATGTTCCAGTGTGTAtatttagggggagggggggggttagattttttttactgctacTATTTATATTGAGTTGtaagtttttatatttttatgtattaccccagactttttttttttttttttaaataaacctttTTACAGTTGAAATGGTTGAGTTTATTTTCAAATATGTTTTGAATAGTCTATTGGCCAAATACAAGACTTGGTGAAATATATGGGTGATAACAATGTTATGGTGAGCTCTTATGTGGCATATGAACATATATAAAATACTTACAACTACAAACATGAAAAATAGATCTGCGttttacatttaaaggggaactgaagagagaggtatatggaggctgtcatgtttatttccttttagacaataccagttgcctggcagccctgctgatcctctgcctctaatactattagccatagcccctgaacaagcatgcagcagatcaggtgtttcagtggttcagacttataagtctgatctgacaagactagctgcatgcttgtttctggttttaatcagatactactgcagagaaatagaccagcagggccgccaggtaactggtattgattaaaaggaaataaacatgacagcctccatatacctctctcttcagttcccctttaaataaataCTTTAGATTTAGATTTGTACTTACATTCAAATATCCAGTTGAGTTATTACTTATTATTTAATTTCAATAATGTGGAAATCCTGTGTTTCAACTTTGATTTGTTGATCGTGAATACATGTACAATTTTTGTACCTTAGAACATCTGCTTACACGATGTTAAATAAAAAAGCCACATAAGCATACAGGGAGGTACTTCTGACCAGAGAATAAACATTTGTATAAAAATATTCACTGTTTATTATGGATGCCCTTTACTATCTAtggattttttttcaacttttccaTTACCTAAATTAACGCAAAAAAACATAGTATGAGTTTATGCCATTCTACTCGCATACCATCATGAAAGTTAACAGTTAGATTAGTTTATACCGtaatgcatacataatatacctAGTACAAATAAATAAGGAGCAACTTTTTATTACAGTTCTTTGTAATCAAATTGCGATCAGATAGGGAAATATATTTTACACTATTAAAGAATGTCATCAAGTAAAGGAAGTATTTTTGGTTTTGTGTTTtcttctatattattattattttagaatTATTTTTACTTTAACATTCATGAACTAAACCTAAATTTTTTGATGTTGATGACTCTATTGGGTCATTGTATAATCCATGTGAAGAGGTGTTGCTACTACCTAGGTGTCAGCAGCAAGCAGCAGATTTCTTCCAATGAACCTTCACGTGAATGTATGAAACTGAATGGTGAAGATAACTAATCACCTGGCTTGTGGTTAAAATGCCTGCCTTCCAGTTTCACTCTGCTGCACATTATGTGGCCTAGTTAGATATAGCCACGTGTTTCTGTTGTCTTTATTTATGTTTTCAGCATTGTTTGGGTGCAGTGCTCTTTCCTTGAAGTATTTTagttatctctctctctttctctctctctctgtgtgtgtgtgtgtgtacgtgtgtgtgtgcacgtacgtgtgtgtgtgtgcacgtgtgtgtgtgtgtgtgcacgtgtgtgtgtgtgtgtgcacgtgtgtgtgtgtgcgcacgtgtgtgtgtgtgtgtgtgtgtgtgtgtgtgcacacgtgtgcatgcacacatacatatgcAAGGTGtttcacacgtgtgtgtgtgtgtgtgtgtgtgtgtgtgtgtgtgtgtgcacgtgtgtgtgtgcacgtgtgcatgcaCACATACGTATGCAAGGTGTTTCATATTTAACAATATCAAAATAATTTTCGAATATGATTGTAAGGTATTTGAAATGGCTTGCTAAAAATCTTCCTCATTCAATGATATGTAAGTACCGTACATCATAACTAAGCCAGGGCATTTCATATTTTGTACAGATTGAGTAAATAATTGGAAATAAATAAGGACACTGTCACATTCTTTCTTTCGCATAGTATTGTAGAGTATAAAATATAGTTGGCTAAACTTAAGATTACAAAAATGGCAAACTCCGGTTTAAGGCATACTTTTAAGTAAAATCTTTGTTAGAGAAATATTGCCATAAAAATCACAATAATAATCATTTATTAATCTACATTTGGTGTACaaattacagtgaaaaaaaataatgtgaGTTAATTCGCTAATTGAAATGACAAGGGATCCATTAAAAATGAAAAGTGATGAAAAGATTTTCGGAGGCgatggcccttatgcaatttacttttttacctgagtttttctcctaggtgatatttacacCACTTAAAATAAAATGCCCTATAAGCCACCAGGAAACAAAAAACTAATTCAAATAATTTTTAAAGTCATTTTTTCCTCtgtgttttggtactttttctattgcaaagtgctaaaatgttattttaattt contains:
- the LOC137545525 gene encoding forkhead box protein I1c-like — its product is MNSIHLAAHQRTTNLHQQPHSKSAQESTDMAVYCDNFSMYHQQNLHSSQRTPNYGLSEYAPSSNPYLWLGGPGVNTSSSYLHSNNPTSYMPPTYGSQRQFLPNSSSFGGADIGWLSIASQEELLKLVRPPYSYSALIAMAIQHAPEKKLTLSQIYQYVADNFPFYKKSKAGWQNSIRHNLSLNDCFKKVPRDEDDPGKGNYWTLDPNCEKMFDNGNFRRKRKRRSESSNIEAVTVKGEEGRTTLGGKDGASPSLLTSSSPEMELASDDRKSTSPPAITSTPCLNNFFSSMTSLDSTSVNRQMSLGLVNELTQRNITGLSSFTSGSAVEPSADPQDSLHLNRPPYYNTFSTATNQSSQFNSHFYNTFSVNSLIYTREGSEV